Proteins found in one Aethina tumida isolate Nest 87 chromosome 1, icAetTumi1.1, whole genome shotgun sequence genomic segment:
- the LOC109602889 gene encoding bone morphogenetic protein 10, with amino-acid sequence MNLCFMLVSIPVLLLLYYCAKATYLLSNDSIRSDNVIKKKQGKLHVPKFMLELYERNKSYKRNNFSAPDVVRSLIPTHAGLLENNEVIEEYSDKHLLTFDLPNKEDDEVFVEAELKIMTVIDSNTYIKRNIQLSIFDSFTNKFLPAFDKEINHVNNTWLSFDVTVPVYKILNSNKNKDLKVMVTVKTFYPHLKRGFKLSLLPSNPDFDHQYPVLMLSYASKKKNVTKRKKRSIEEDYEEETNIIWDDAGSKKRRTRRRNTCRRKPLYIDFSEIEYDLWILQPSGYEAYQCQGRCFYPVAEHLNPTKHAIVQALLHSVSPSRASRSCCVPTALDSISILYVDDNGVLTYRFAYQDMVVKECGCR; translated from the exons ATGAATTTGTGCTTTATGCTCGTTTCTATCCCAGTTCTGCTACTGCTGTATTATTGTGCCAAAgctacttatttattaagcaACGACAGCATACGAAGTGACAATGtgataaaaaagaaacagGGAAAGTTACATGttccaaaatttatgttaGAACTATACGAAAGGAATAAGAGTTACAAGAGGAACAATTTCAGTGCTCCAGATGTAGTGAGAAGCTTGATCCCAACTCATGCAG gcTTACTGGAGAATAATGAAGTGATTGAAGAATATTCAGATAAACATCTATTAACATTTGATTTGCCCAATAAGGAAGATGATGAAGTCTTCGTTGAagctgaattaaaaataatgacagTCATAGATTCCAATACTTACATAAAACGTAACATACAATTATCGATATTTGATTCTTTCACCAACAAGTTTTTGCCTGCATttgataaagaaattaatcatGTGAATAACACTTGGTTGTCGTTTGATGTAACTGTTCCCGTTTATAAGATAttgaattctaataaaaacaaagacCTGAAGGTGATGGTTACTGTTAAAACCTTCTATCCACATTTAAAACGaggatttaaattatctttattgcCCTCAAATCCAGATTTTGACCATCAATATCCTGTATTGATGCTCTCATACGCatctaaaaagaaaaatgttaccAAAAGGAAAAAAAGGAGTATTGAGGAAGATTACGAAgaagaaacaaatataatatgggATGACGCAGGGTCGAAAAAACGTCGGACCAGACGCAGAAACACTTGCAGAAGAAAGCCTTTGTACATTGACTTTTCTGAAATTGAATACGATTTGTGGATACTTCAACCGAGCGGATATGAa gcTTATCAATGTCAAGGAAGGTGTTTTTATCCAGTGGCGGAACATTTGAATCCAACGAAACATGCAATAGTTCAAGCACTTTTGCACAGCGTTTCACCTTCGAGAGCATCACGATCTTGTTGCGTCCCAACCGCTTTAGATTCTATTTCTATTCTATATGTGGATGATAATGGTGTTTTAACATACAGATTTGCTTATCAGGATATGGTTGTTAAGGAATGTGGATGCAGATAA